A single region of the Drosophila miranda strain MSH22 chromosome 2, D.miranda_PacBio2.1, whole genome shotgun sequence genome encodes:
- the LOC108157173 gene encoding chymotrypsin-like elastase family member 2A isoform X1, with protein MKAACTGNHRTYLLLFSTVINALSLGLKSCHAVPIVGGRIVSTVGSTSKYPFMVSLQDVIVGNETERTTYRHFCGGSLISDQWILSAAHCVWRKNINTIFAFIGNENIENVDLLEPYGLESAEYIYFQPSNFRNDIVLLYMRRRYRSALGKELQFAQLPPQGMKPDRNESCRIIGYGATQHAGPCQKELSEAEVRVIGNKECRNIIGHIWAPQNGANTVCAMGTGHQDSCQGDSGGPLICPYGGRDYIYGLVSHGLTCGIKGMPSIYTVTRPYHDWVQLLLHQS; from the exons ATGAAGGCTGCTTGCACGGGGAACCACCGAACGTACCTTCTGCTTTTTAGTACCGTCATCAATGCGCTTTCGCTCGGACTGAAGTCATGCCACGCTGTGCCCATTGTCGGCGGACGGATTGTGTCAACCGTGG GCAGCACCAGCAAATATCCGTTTATGGTCTCCTTGCAAGATGTGATAGTGGGGAATGAAACTGAGAGAACTACCTATCGACACTTTTGTGGTGGCAGCCTCATAAGTGACCAATGGATCCTGTCGGCCGCACACTGTGTATGGAGAAA GAACATAAATACCATTTTTGCGTTTATCGGCAATGAGAACATTGAAAATGTTGATCTGCTGGAACCATATGGTCTGGAAAGTGCCGAGTATATCTACTTTCAGCC ATCCAACTTCAGGAATGATATTGTTCTGCTCTATATGAGACGTCGTTATAGAAGTGCTTTAGGCAAGGAACTGCAATTTGCCCAGCTTCCACCTCAGGGAATGAAACCAGATAGGAATG AATCATGTCGAATTATTGGTTATGGCGCCACACAGCATGCAGGCCCATGTCAGAAGGAACTTTCTGAAGCCGAGGTTCGGGTGATAGGAAATAAGGAATGTCGCAATATCATAGGACACATCTGGGCTCCACAAAATGGGGCAAACACTGTGTGTGCAATGGGCACTGGGCATCAGGACTCTTGCCAGGGCGACTCTGG GGGTCCTCTAATCTGTCCATACGGCGGCAGAGACTACATCTACGGACTCGTTTCACATGGTCTCACCTGCGGCATCAAGGGAATGCCCAGCATCTATACGGTGACCCGACCCTACCACGACTGGGTGCAGCTACTGCTACATCAGTCGTAG
- the LOC108157173 gene encoding serine protease 44 isoform X2 has translation MPRCAHCRRTDCVNRSTSKYPFMVSLQDVIVGNETERTTYRHFCGGSLISDQWILSAAHCVWRKNINTIFAFIGNENIENVDLLEPYGLESAEYIYFQPSNFRNDIVLLYMRRRYRSALGKELQFAQLPPQGMKPDRNESCRIIGYGATQHAGPCQKELSEAEVRVIGNKECRNIIGHIWAPQNGANTVCAMGTGHQDSCQGDSGGPLICPYGGRDYIYGLVSHGLTCGIKGMPSIYTVTRPYHDWVQLLLHQS, from the exons ATGCCACGCTGTGCCCATTGTCGGCGGACGGATTGTGTCAACC GCAGCACCAGCAAATATCCGTTTATGGTCTCCTTGCAAGATGTGATAGTGGGGAATGAAACTGAGAGAACTACCTATCGACACTTTTGTGGTGGCAGCCTCATAAGTGACCAATGGATCCTGTCGGCCGCACACTGTGTATGGAGAAA GAACATAAATACCATTTTTGCGTTTATCGGCAATGAGAACATTGAAAATGTTGATCTGCTGGAACCATATGGTCTGGAAAGTGCCGAGTATATCTACTTTCAGCC ATCCAACTTCAGGAATGATATTGTTCTGCTCTATATGAGACGTCGTTATAGAAGTGCTTTAGGCAAGGAACTGCAATTTGCCCAGCTTCCACCTCAGGGAATGAAACCAGATAGGAATG AATCATGTCGAATTATTGGTTATGGCGCCACACAGCATGCAGGCCCATGTCAGAAGGAACTTTCTGAAGCCGAGGTTCGGGTGATAGGAAATAAGGAATGTCGCAATATCATAGGACACATCTGGGCTCCACAAAATGGGGCAAACACTGTGTGTGCAATGGGCACTGGGCATCAGGACTCTTGCCAGGGCGACTCTGG GGGTCCTCTAATCTGTCCATACGGCGGCAGAGACTACATCTACGGACTCGTTTCACATGGTCTCACCTGCGGCATCAAGGGAATGCCCAGCATCTATACGGTGACCCGACCCTACCACGACTGGGTGCAGCTACTGCTACATCAGTCGTAG